A window of Aeromicrobium sp. Sec7.5 genomic DNA:
CGGTGCCCGGGGCGTTGGTGCCCGCACTGGCCTCGCTCCAGTCGGCACCCGGCAGGAAGTGCATGCCCTCGGCGCGGGCCCTGAGGTCGTGGGAGCCCTCGACCCACAGCAGCTGGCCGACCGCGTCGCTGACGGCGACGAGGTGGCCGGCCTCGGCCGCGGACTCCACGAGCAGCTGCCGGATCACGGGCATTGCGATCGCGAGCGGGTGGGACGCACGGATCTCAGCCAGTCGGTCGTCGTCGAGCACGATCGAGGCCAAGGAGTACTCGGGGTCGATCCCGCCCGCGAGGCTGCGTCGCCACGAGTCGTGGACCAAGGTGCGCAGGGCGGGATCAGCCAGCCCCGTCGACACGAACGCGTCGTGCGCCCGTGCGAGGTAGCGGGCGAGCTGCTCCGCGTCGGCACCGGGTGGCACCGCGAGGTCATTGCTGCGTCCCATGCCCGAAGGGTACTCCGGCGTGTGACACGGGTCACGCCTCGACGTCGGGCCCGCCCCGGCGTACCGGAGTGGGCGGTGAGTGGTCCACCCCACCGCCGCCCAGGAGGTGGAACACTCACCGCCCCATCGGCTCGTCAGCGACGCAGGACCCGGCGCGCCAGGGCGTTGCCGGCGAACTGGCCCACCTGGACGATCAGGATCACGATGACCAGGGCGGTCCAGGTGACGACCGGCTCGAACTGGCGGTACCCCTCGGTGAGCGCGAGCTGGCCGAGTCCGCCGGCCCCGATCGTGCCGACGATCGCCGTCATGTCGACGATCGCCACGAGGGCGAACGTGAAGCCGAGGATCAGTGGACCGAATGCCTCCGGCAGGAGCACCGTGCGAACGACCTGCCACCGCGAGGCCCCCATCGACCGAGCCGCCTCGAGCACCCCCGGGTCGACGCCGACGAGGTTCTGCTCCACGATGCGACCGACGCCGAACGCCGAACCGAACACGATCGCGACGACCGCGTGGCCGGTCCCGATCCCGTCGACGCCGATCGCCCGCGAGAACGGCTGCAGCGCGACCGCGAGCAGGATGAACGGGATCGGCCGGAAGAAGTTGACCAGCACGTTGAGCACGACGCTGACGACCCCGCTGGGGGCGATGCCACCGGCGCGGGTCACGTAGAGGGTCGTGCCGATCACGAGGCCGAGGAACCCGCCGAGGACCAGGCCCGTGCCCGCGAGGAACAGGGTCTCGCCGAAGGCCGAGACGAACTGGCTCTGGAGGTCGATGACCGGCGCGAAGTAGTCGCGCAGTCCGTCGAGCACGCCGCCCATCAGGCCACCGCCTCGCCCGTGCCGAGGTCCGTCAGCGGGACCAGCTCCCCGACCCGGGCCACGACCGCGTCGACCGCCGCACGGTCACCGCGCAGCTCCAGCGTCAGATGTCCGAAGCTGCGGCCGCGGACGTCCTCGACGCCGCCGTGGACGAGCTCGAGCTCGACCCCGGCACGGATGATCTCGCCGAACACCTGCGACTGCGTCGTGGCGTCCTCGCGGAACGACAGCGTGACGAGGCGGCCCGGATGGCGGCGCCGCAGCTGCTCGAGGTCGTGGTCCTCCGGGACGTCGTCGACGATCGTGCGCACGAAGCGCCGGGTCGCGGGGTGCTGGGGGGCGGAGAAGATCCGGAACGCAGAGTCGGACTCCACGATGCGCCCCTCCTCCATCACGACGATGCGGTCGGCGATGGTCTTGACGACCTCCATCTCGTGCGTGATGACGAGCACCGTGACGCCGAGCTCGGTGTTGATCCGCTTCAGCAGGTCGAGCACCTCGACGGTCGTCTCGGGGTCGAGGGCGCTGGTGGCCTCGTCGGCCAGCAGGATCGCCGGCCCGGCGGCGAGCGCGCGGGCGATGCCGACACGCTGCTTCTGGCCGCCCGACAGCTGCTCCGGGTAGGCCAGGGCCTGGTCGAGCAGGCCCACGAAGTGCAGCAGCTCCGAGACGCGTTCGCGCTGCTCCTGCTTGGAGCGCCCCGCGATCTCGAGCGGGTAGGCGATGTTGCCGTAGACCGTGCGCGACGTGAAGAGGTTGAACTGCTGGAAGATCATCCCGATCCCCCGGCGCACGCGGTTGAGCTCACGCTCGGGCAGGGTCGTCAGGTCGACGCCGTCGACCACGACCCGGCCGGTCGTGGCCTTCTCCAGGGCGTTGACGACGCGCAGCAGGGTCGACTTGCCGGCGCCGGAGTACCCGACGATGCCGACGATCTCGCCAGCCTCGACCGACAGCGACACGTCCTGCACGGCGCGCACGGGCTCACCCCGACGACCGCGGGGTGGGAACGTCACGGAGACGCCGTCGAGCTCGATCAGGGCCATGGTCTTCCTTCCGGTCCGCACGATGAAGACCTGGCTACTGGTGGTCCCGGACGACCTTCTCGGTGTCCTGGAGCAGCTTCGCCAGGTCCGCGGGCGGCGTCTTGAGCAGCACCGCGGTGCCGCCGGAGACCTCGAGCACGCCGTCGGTCACGGCCTGGGTGTCCTGGAAGAGCTCGACGAGCCTCCGGTAGTCCGCGTTGTCCTTGTCCTCGCCGCGGGCGACGAACACGTTGACGTAGGGCGCCGCGAGCGGGTCGGCCGGGTCGTCGGTCGCGAGCGCGCCGTCGAAGTCCAGACCGGCCTTCTCGACGAAGTCGTTGTTGACGATCGCCGCGGCGACGTCGTCGAGGCTCGTGGCCGTGAAGTCGGCTCCGGCCTGCGTGACCTCGACGCGCGACGCCGCGGTGTCGATGTCCGAGGTGTCGGAGAAGATCGTGCCGCCGTCGCTGAGCTCGATCAGGCCGGCCTGCTGGAGGATGTTCAGCCCGCGTGCCTGGTTGCTCGCGTCGTCGGGAACCACGACCTGCGCCCCGTCCGGGATCTGGTCGATCGAGTCGTACTGCTTGGAGTACAGCGCCAGCGGGTAGATCGCGGTCGAGCCGACCGGCGTGAGGTCGTCGCCGCCCGCGACGTTGTAGTCGGCGAGGTAGACGAGGTGCTGGAACTGGTTGAGGTCCAGCTCGCCGGCGCTGAGGGCGGGGTTGAGCTGCGTGTAGTCGGTGAAGTCGACGATCTCGACCTCGATCCCCTCGTCGGCCGCGGTCTCCTCGAAGGTGGACCAGTAGGGGTCGCTCGCGCCGACGACGCCGATCCTGATGGCGTCACCGTTGCCGCGGAAGAGGAAGAAGTACCCGCCGGCAAGGAGGGCGATCACCACGATGACGACCACCGCGAGGAGGCCCTTGCGGCTCTCGGGTGCGTCGACGAGCTGGTCGGAGTGCATGGTCATGCGGGCGTTCCTTCGTTCACGGGAGCCGGGTCTCGACTCCGCCAGGTAGTCCGGGGATCGCCCGGTGTGCCCAGCCTAGGAACGCCCTGACCACGACCCGGACCGCCGTTCACGATGCGAGACGTTCCGGTGTGGGCCCGGCCACGTGCCTACGGCGCGTCCTCGAAGCTCCACGTCGTGCCCTCGCGGACGACCCGCGCCGGCACCCCGGCGACGACCGTGCCGGCCGGCACCTTCTGCCCGCGCACGAGGCTGCGCATCCCGACGCAGGCGTCCTCGCCGATCTCCACGTGGCCCGTCACGACGGCCTCGCGGCACAGCCAGACGTGGCGGCCGATCCGCACGTGCGCGCCGAACGGGTTGATGCGGTCGCCGGTCGCGACGTCGGTGAGCCGGTGCATGTCGTCGGTCGCGACGTAGACGTCGGCCGCCCACAGCTGGTCACCCTCGACGACGATCGACCCGCCGTTGCGGGCGTCGACCACCGGCTGACGCGTCGCCACGACGGGACCGTGGAGCACGACCTGCGAGTCGGCACCGCAGTAGATCTCCCCCGCGGTCAGCACGACCCGTTCGCCGACGAACACCGTGGCGCGGTCGCCACCGACCAGCAGCGACGCCAGGTGCTCCATGGGCGAGCCCACGGCCACGACGACGTCGCGCATCGGGAACAACATGAGCTGCTCGAGCACCCGGGCCGGCAGGTACGCACCGTCGGCGAGGTACAGGGCGTTGTCGCAGTCGTGCCACCACTGCGGGACGCCGTCGGTGGCCAGCGCCCAGACCTGGGCGTCGACCGCCTCCGCCCGGACGCCCGCCTCGCGCAGTCGCTGCCGGTGTGCGTCCTTCATGACCGCATCATCGCGCACCGGTGGCGTCAGCCGGCGAGCACACCCGCGGGGTCGGCGAGCAGGGCCTCGAACGCCGCCTCGGCCGCTCCCACGAGGACGGAGTCACCTCCGAGCGCCGGACGCGTGAGGCGGACCTGCGCCCCGGGCGCCGCCATGACACCGCGCTGCATCGCGGCGAGGATCTGCGGCTCGACCAGACGGTGCAGCGAGGCCAGGTAGCCGCCGAGCACCACGACCTGGGGGTTCAACAGGTTGACGACGTTCGCGAGGCCGTGGCCGACGTGGCGGGCGATCTCGTGCAGCGACTCGGCCGGGCCGTCGAAGTCGTCGAGCACCGCGTCGAGGGTCGGCACGACGTCGGCGGGCGCACCGATGGCCCGGGCGATGGCGACGGCGCCGATCTCGGTCTCCCAGCACCCGCGGTTGCCGCAGTGGCACCGCCGGCCGTTCGGGTCGTACGACATGTGCCCCATCTCGCCGGCGAACCCGCCCGCGCCCCCCAGCGGCCGACCCGCCGTGATGACGCCGGCACCGACGCCGACGTCACCGGAGACGTACACCAGGTGGTCGACGTCGACGCCGGCTCCGCGGACGTGCTCCGCGAGCGCGCCGAGGTCGGCGTCGTTCGCGAGCACGTGGGAGACGTCCAGGTCGAGGCGCTCGCGCACGAGCTTCTCGAACGGCACCTCGTGCCAGCCCAGGTTGGGGGCGAACAGGACGACCCCGTCGGCCTGGCGGACCACACCCGGGACGCTGATGCCGACGCCGACCAGCGAGGAGTGGGCCGGTGCGTCGGCACGGACCGCGGCCACGAGTCCCACGATCGTCTGGGCGACGTGCTCCGGCGCGGGCTCGGGCGGGAGGTTCATCCGCGCCCGGACCTCGACGTCGCACCCGAGTCCGACGCGACCGACCACGACCCGGTCGACCCCCACGTCGATCGCGAGCACGTACGCGCGGCGCGACACGACCTCGAGTCCGGCCGACGGTCGACCGGCGCCGTTGCGCGCCGCCACGGGTCCCGAGCTCCGCACGAGGCCCAGGTCCTCGAGCGTCGACGCCAGCCCGCCGATGGTGCTGCGGTTGAGCGCCATCTGGTTCGTCAGCGAGGCCCGCGAGGTGCTGCCCGTGCGGTGCACCGAGCGGAGCACCGTGCCGAGGTTGTGACGTCGCACGGCCTCCTGGTTGGTCCCAGTGCCGGGGCGGTCGAGTCCTGGGCGCGTCACTCCGGGCACGCTAGCCGACGCCGGCGGCCGAGCGCCGACGCCGTGACACCGCGTCGACCGCGGCCGCGAGCAGGAGGACCGAACCCGTGACGACGAAGTTGATGTAGCTGGGCTGGTCGAGGAGTCCGAGGCCGTTGGCGATCGTGGCGATCACCAGACCACCGATGACCGCATCACGCGCCTTGCCCCGTCCGCCGAACAGGCTCGTGCCACCGATCACGGCGGCACCCACCGCGTACAGCAGCGTGTTGCTGCCACCGGAGGACGCCGAGACCTTGCCCGCGTTCGAGGCGGCGATGATGCCGCTGACGGCCGCCATCGACGAGCCGATCATGAACGCCTGGACCCGGATCCGGTCGACGTTGATGCCGGCGCGACGGGCCGCCTCGCGGTTGCCACCGACGGCGTAGAGGTGCCGGCCGAACGTCGTGCGTGTCAGCACGTACGTCCAGAAGATCAGGAGGAAGCCGACGAGTGGCAGGACCCAGGGGATGCCCTCGATCGGGAAGTTCGGGTTGCGGCTGCGGTTGGCGTTGAGCACGGCGGCGAGCACGAGCACGACGACCGCGAGTCCGGCGATCTTGACCAGCACCACGCTGAACGGCAGGTGCTGGAGGTTCTGGCGGACCTGACGTCGGTGCCGCAGCAGCGACAGGATCGCGAACGCGGCGACGACACCACCGGCGAGCGCCCACCCGGCCACGACCGGGAGGTTGTCGATCGAGATCCCGCGGATGACGTCGTCGTCGACCCGGACCGACCCGCCCTCGCCGATCATGCGGAGCAGGGCGCCCTGGAGGCCGAGGAAGAAGGCCAGCGTCACGACGAACGACGGGATGCCCAGCTTCGCGACCAGCACGCCGATCACCAGGCCGATCACCGCGCCGGCGGCGATGCCGGCGAGTACCGCCACGGGCCATCCCAGCCCCTGGTCCCGGATCATCAGCGCCATGACGGCGGCACCCGTCGCGCCGGTGAAGCCGGCGGACAGGTCGATGTCGCCCAGGAGCAGCACGAAGACCAGGCCCATCGCGAGCACGCAGATCGCGCCGGCCTGGGTGATGAGGTTGGCGATGTTGAGCTCGGTCAGGAAGGTGTCGCTCGCGATGCTGAAGCCGATCACGAGGGTCAGGAGGCCGAGGGTCGCCGGGAGCGCTCCCATGTCGCCGCCGCGGAGACGGGTCAGGTAGTCACGGCCGGCCTCGCGCAGCCCGGCGGCACTGTGGGAGTCCGACGCGAAGTCGGACCCGGCGAGCCCGGACGTCGGGGTCGTGTCGGTGGACATCTGGTTCCTGCTCTCGGGGTCGAGGGTGGGGGGAGGATCAGGCGTGCAGGGCGGACGGGGCCAGACCGAGGTCGCCGCTGCGACCGGCCGTGATGAGCTCCACGACCTGCCCGTGGTTGACGTCCTGGGTGGCGACGTCGGCGGCCACCCGGCCGAGGTAGAGGGCCGTGATGCGGTCGGCGACCTCGAACACGTCGTTCATGTTGTGCGAGATCAGCACGACGCCCAGGCCCTGGTCGGCGAGGCGACGCACGAGGTCGAGGACCTGACGGGTCTGGGCCACGCCGAGAGCCGCGGTGGGCTCGTCGAGCAGCACGACCTTGGAGTTCCAGAGCACGGCCTTGGCGATCGCGACGGTCTGGCGCTGACCGCCCGACAGGCTGGCGACGCCCTGACGGACCGACTTCACGGTGCGCACCGACAGCGAGGCCAGCGTCTCGCGGGCCCGCTCCTCCATCGTGGCCTCGTCGAGGAAGGGGCCCTTCTTCAGCTCACGGCCGAGGAACATGTTCTCGACGATGTCGAGGTTGTCGCACAGGGCGAGGTCTTGGTAGACCACCTCGATGCCCAGCGCCGAGGCCGCCTTGGGGCTCGTGATGTGGACCCGGTTCCCCTCGAAGTACTGCTCGCCGGAGTCGGCGGCGTAGATGCCCGCCACGGTCTTGACGAGCGTCGACTTGCCGGCGCCGTTGTCGCCGACGAGTGCCGTGACCTGGCCGGGGTGGACGGCGAAGTTCACGTCGTGCAGCACGTGGACGGCGCCGAAGATCTTGTTGACGTTCCGCAGCTCCAGGAGCGGGGTGTCGGTCATGCGGTCCTCCGAGGCAAGGGGATCAGGGGTGGGACGAGCGACGTGCGGTGCTCCGCTCCCCGAGGTGCGAGCACCTCGGGGAGCGGAGCGGGGGCATCAGGAGATGCCGGCCGCCTCGCAGAGGGCGGCGAAGTCGCCCGTGCAGACGTCCTCGGCCTTGACGCCACCGTCGTCGACGACGGACTTGACGTTGTCCTTGGTGATGGACTCCGGAGTCAGCAGCACCGACGGGACGTCGCGGTCGCCGGTGGCGTCCTCGGTCGTGCCGGTCGTCTCGGCGTCCTCGCCCTTGACCAGCGCGATCGCGGTGTCGGCCAGCGCACCGGCCTCGAGCTTGGCGGACTTGTAGACCGTCATGCACTGGGTGCCGGCGAGGATGTTCTGCAGACCCTCGACCGTCGCGTCCTGACCGGTGACGGGGACCTGACCGGCCTGGCCGTTCTTCTCCAGGATCGAGATGACCGAGCCCGCGAGACCGTCGTTGGCCGCGTAGACGCCCTGGACGTCGCCGCCGGCCTGCGTGTACAGCTGCTCGAAGATCGTGACGGCCTGCTCGTTGTCCCAGTCCGGGACGGCCTGCTCGCCGACCTGCGTGTAGGCGGCGATCGGGTCGAGCTTGCTGTGTGCGCCGGCCGAGAACAGCGTGGCGTTGTTGTCGGTCGGGCTGCCGTTCAGGTAGATGACGTTGGCCGGGGTGTCGCCCAGGCACTGGGCGAGGCCCTCACCCTGCAGCTCACCGACGACCGTGTTGTCGAACGACACGTAGTAGTCGGCCGAGCCGCCGAGCGTCAGGCGGTCGTAGTCGATCGTCTTGACGCCCTGAGCGGCCGCCTTCTCCTGGATCGCGGCGCCGGAGTCGGAGTCGAGGTTGACGATCGCGAGGACCGTGACGCCGTCGGCGATCATGCCGTCGGCGATCGTGGCCATCTTCTCCGCGTCGCCCTCGGCGTTCTGGATCGTGTACTCGACGTCGGCGTCCTCGAACGCCGCCTCGAGGGCCGGACGGTCGGCGCTCTCCCAGCGGACCGACGACTTAGTGTCCGGCAGGATCACCCCGATCTTGCCCTCGGACGAGCCGCCGTCGCCGGCACCGTCGTCACTGCCGCAGGCCGCGAGTGACAACGTCGCTGCCATCGCGACGGCCACCATGATGTTGCGCGTTCGCTTCATGCGGACGCCTCCTAGCTCTGTCGTGCGAAATGGGATGCCGGGCCGCACGGAACTGAGTGGCTCGACGTCAATTGTTGTGTCGCACAACATATGCAGGTGATGGGGGTCACGTCCAGTGTTTCGCCCACATTTCCTCGGCGAAGTTCTCCCGCCTCGTCGCCACGCCCACCTAGACCCAGGCCGACGGGCGGGCCACCACGTCGGCGAGCGCCCGGTGAGCCGCCCCCGTGGCAGCGGCCGCGTGGTCGCCCCGGGCGACGCTGACCTGCACCGGCTTCCAGCGCGAGCCGAGCACGCGGGCGTCCAGGCGCGCGCGGATCGCCTCGATCGTCCCGGGCTCGAGCGCCGCGAGGTGACCGCCCAGCACGACCGACGAGATGCCCACGACGTTGACGACACTGGCGAGGGCGACGCTCAGCGCGTGCGTGACCTGCTCGATCGCGGCGAGCACCCGCGGGTCCCCCGAGGCCGCCCCCGCGGCGAGCTCCGCGGCCACGCGCTCGCGCGGAAGACCCGAGACCTCCGCGAGCGCCCGGATGCCCACGTACTGCTCCAGGCACCCCGTCGACCCACAGCCGCACGCCGGGCCCGACGGGTCGACGCACACGTGACCGAGCTCGCCCGCGGCGCCGTGCTCACCCGCCAGGACGCGCCCGCCCGAGACGATCGCGCCCCCCACGCCGACCGCGGCCGAGACGTGGACGAAGTCCGTCCACGGCCCCGGTCGGCCTGGACGGGGCTCGGCCTCCAGAAGGGCCGCCATGTCGGCCTCGTTGGCGACCTGCACCGGGCGCCGGCCGCCGACCGACGCGAGCATCCCGGCGACGTCGACGTCGTTCCACCGCAGGTTCGGGGCGCGCAGGAGGTGACCGTCGTCGTCGACGATGCCCGGCACCGCGACACCGACACCGACGAGCCGTCGCCCCTGCAGCCGCCGCCGGACCTCCCGCGCCTCGTGGGCCAGGGCGTCGAGCACCGACTCGGCGTCGCGGGGCGAGGAGGGGACGTCGCGCTCCCCCACGACCTGACCTCGCAGGTCGACGGCCCGCACGAGCAGCCGGTCGGTCTCGACGGCCAGGCCGAGCCCGACGATCCCGGTCCCGGGCAGCAGTCCCTTGGCCGGTCGGCCTCGCCCCCCGAGCGTCCGCTCGACCTCGTCGAGCACGCGGGCGGCGACGAGCTCGTCGACCAGGCGTCCGGCGGTGGCCCGCGTCATGGAGAGCTCCGCGGCCAGGTCGGCCCGCGACGGTGGGACGTCGGTGCGGCAGACGGCGGCCACGATCGCCGCGAGATTGCGTTCGCGCAGGCTGGACTGCCGCACCGCGACGGGTGCCGGCACGCTCCACGACGTGGCGCCCGGTTCGACCATGCGTTGACAGTAGCGGACTCGGCGACTTAAGTTCAGCCATCGAACTAATCACGAGGAGTCTGTCATGACCGTCCGCCGCCCCACCCCCGACGACCGCTTCTCCTTCGGTCTGTGGACCGTCGGCTGGACCGGCGCCGACCCCTTCGGCCCTGCGTCGCGCCCTGCGCTCGACCCGACCGAGTACGTCGCGCGGCTGGCCGAGCTCGGCGCCTGGGGCATCACGTTCCACGACAACGACGTCTTCGCGTTCGACGCCGACGAGGCCGAGCGCGAGCGTGCCGTGGGAGCGGTCAAGGACGCCGCCGACGCGGCCGGGCTCGTGATCGAGATGGTCACGACCAACACGTTCAGCCACCCGGTCTTCAAGGACGGCGGACTGACCTCCAACGACCGCGGCGTCCGCCGGTTCGGTCTGCGCAAGGTCCTGCGCGCGGTCGACATCGCGGCCTCCGTCGGCGCCTCGACGTTCGTCATGTGGGGCGGGCGCGAGGGCTCGGAGTACGACGGGTCGAAGGACGTCCACGCGGCGCACGAGCGCTACAAGGAGGGCATCGACACGATCGCGGGCTACATCAAGTCGCAGGGCTACGACCTGCGGATCGGCCTGGAGCCCAAGCCCAACGAGCCGCGCGGTGACATCTTCCTGCCGACCGCCGGTCACGCGCTGGCCCTGATCTCCGAGCTCGAGCACGGCGACATCGTCGGCCTGAACCCCGAGACGGGTCACGAGCAGATGGCGAACCTCAACTACACGCACACCCTCGGCCAGGCCCTCTGGCACGACAAGCTGTTCCACATCGACCTGAACGGCCAGCGTGGTCTGAAGTACGACCAGGACCTCGTGTTCGGCCACGGCGACCTGATCTCGGCCTTCTTCACCGTCGACCTGCTCGAGAACGGCTTCCCCGCGACGCCGGACGGCCCGCGCTACACCGGCCCGCGCCACTTCGACTACAAGCCGTCGCGCACCGAGTACATGGATGGCGTGTGGGCCTCGGCCGAGGCCTGCATGAGCACGTACATCGCGCTGGCCGAGAAGGCGACGGCCTTCCGGGCCGACGCCCGCGTCCAGGAGGCCATGACCTACGCCGGGCTGTTCGAGCTGGCCGAGCCGACGATGGCACCCGGCGAGACCGTGGCCGACCTGCTCGCCGGCGACGACGGCTTCGACCCCGAGGTCGCGGCCGAGCGCGACTTCGGCTTCGTCGCGCTCCAGCAGCTCGCCGTCGAGCACCTCATCGGCTGACCGTGACCCTCGTCGCCGGGGTCGACTCCTCGACCCAGTCCTGCACCGTCGTCGTGGTCGACGCCGCCGACGGCCGGGTCGTGCGGTCCGGCCGCGCACCCCATCCCGAGGGCACGGAGGTCGATCCCGAGCACTGGTGGCGGGCGCTGCAGGAGGCCGTGGCGGCGGCCGGCGGGCTCGACGACGTCGCCGCGGTGTCGATCGGCGGCCAGCAGCACGGTCTCGTGGCGCTCGGCGCCGACGGGGCGGTGCTGCGGCCCGCGCTCCTGTGGAACGACACCCGCTCGGGGAAGGCGGCCGCCGACCTCGTCCGGGAACGTGGTGCGCAAGCCTGGGCCGACGATACCGGAACGGTGCCGGTCGCCTCGATCACGGCGACGAAGCTCCGCTGGATGGCCGACCACGAGCCGGAGCTCGCGCACCGGATCGCCGCGGTGGCACTTCCGCACGACTGGCTCACCTGGCGACTGCGCGGCACGGGACGGCTCGACGACCTGACGACCGACCGGTCCGATGCGTCAGGCACGGGGTACGTGGACACCAACGGCACCTACCGTCGGGACCTGCTGGCCCACGCCCTGCGGCGCCCCGACGCCGACGCGATCGTGCTCCCCCACATCCTGGGCCCGTCCGAGGGGGTGGAGGGTCGTGGGATCGTCCTGGGTCCCGGCTGTGGCGACAACGCCGGGGCCGCACTCGGACTGGGCCTGCGGCCCGGCGACACCAGCATCTCGATCGGCACGTCGGGGGTCGTGGCCGCCGTCTCCGCCACCTCGACGCACGACGCCTCGGGCCTGGTGGCCGGCTTCTGCGACGCCACGGGCCGCCACCTCCCGCTCGCGGCCACCCTGAACGGTGCGCGTGTCCTCGACGCGACGGCGCGCCTGCTCGGGGTCGACCACGACGGGCTCACCGCGCTGGCGCTCGCCGCCGAGCCCGGGGCCGGCGGCCTCGTGCACGTGCCGTACCTCGAGGGCGAGCGCACCCCGAACCTGCCGACCGCCACGGGCTCCCTCGCGGGCATGAGCCTGCGGTCGATGACCCGCGAGAACCTGGCCCGTGCCGCCGTGGAGGGCCTGTGGTGCCTGCTCCACGGCGCGCTGGACGCGGTCCGGACGCAAGGCATCGCGATCGAGACCGTCACGCTCGTGGGCGGCGCTGC
This region includes:
- a CDS encoding xylulokinase, which codes for MTLVAGVDSSTQSCTVVVVDAADGRVVRSGRAPHPEGTEVDPEHWWRALQEAVAAAGGLDDVAAVSIGGQQHGLVALGADGAVLRPALLWNDTRSGKAAADLVRERGAQAWADDTGTVPVASITATKLRWMADHEPELAHRIAAVALPHDWLTWRLRGTGRLDDLTTDRSDASGTGYVDTNGTYRRDLLAHALRRPDADAIVLPHILGPSEGVEGRGIVLGPGCGDNAGAALGLGLRPGDTSISIGTSGVVAAVSATSTHDASGLVAGFCDATGRHLPLAATLNGARVLDATARLLGVDHDGLTALALAAEPGAGGLVHVPYLEGERTPNLPTATGSLAGMSLRSMTRENLARAAVEGLWCLLHGALDAVRTQGIAIETVTLVGGAAQSAAVRAVAPSVLGLPVTVPETAEYVALGAARQAAWVLAGGSEPPTWALATAAVVEGRHRPEIADRYRSLAAEYAQRVDER
- the xylA gene encoding xylose isomerase; protein product: MTVRRPTPDDRFSFGLWTVGWTGADPFGPASRPALDPTEYVARLAELGAWGITFHDNDVFAFDADEAERERAVGAVKDAADAAGLVIEMVTTNTFSHPVFKDGGLTSNDRGVRRFGLRKVLRAVDIAASVGASTFVMWGGREGSEYDGSKDVHAAHERYKEGIDTIAGYIKSQGYDLRIGLEPKPNEPRGDIFLPTAGHALALISELEHGDIVGLNPETGHEQMANLNYTHTLGQALWHDKLFHIDLNGQRGLKYDQDLVFGHGDLISAFFTVDLLENGFPATPDGPRYTGPRHFDYKPSRTEYMDGVWASAEACMSTYIALAEKATAFRADARVQEAMTYAGLFELAEPTMAPGETVADLLAGDDGFDPEVAAERDFGFVALQQLAVEHLIG